The following nucleotide sequence is from Oncorhynchus clarkii lewisi isolate Uvic-CL-2024 chromosome 6, UVic_Ocla_1.0, whole genome shotgun sequence.
GGACATCTAAATTCTCAATATTCCCCTGTGGTAGTTTGTGATCGTTAGTCATCTTCAAAGTAGTTTCATTCTAATTTATTCTGACCTGAGGTCTTGGCTTTGGATTAAAGCTCTTTTGTCTAGCTTAGTGACCTTCGGAAAATAAAGCAGTCATTGACACAGCCTGTGTAGTAGCTCTGATAGCGAGTCTGATGGGAGAGTTAATTACATGTAAATATCTGGGATGGGCCAGACATATAGTGTAACGGCACCGTTTATCGTATGATGTCACACAACCGGTATGAAAACAATATCGTTGAGATTGCATCGGGattgtgttcgtgtgtgtgctaCAGACTTCACAGTCAATTCTGTTTCCTTTTTCAGAGTTTCTTTGGAAAATTGAAGAATCTGTAAGTAGCCTACAGTGTAGATAAACATTTTGTTCTTCAGTCTTATATGCCTTCCTCTGGCCAGAAACATAAGACACTGACATGACACAGCACGCAAGTAACATCTCTCTTTTTCCTTACAGACACAGTGGGCCTCCAGCTCCACCCAAAAGAATAGGTGAGCCTTCAGGAAATCCCCCTTATTATGCTAGTTGTTATAGGGATCCTCTATATGGAAGTTCTAATGTGATGTGCTTCTTCTGCTCTCTCCCTCAtcgctctacctctcttctccccaatttctctctctctttctccatcccccttctctactttctctctgtctctattgatTTGTTTCAGAGAACAATGCGGGGTATGGTGGCTGGCCAGAAGATGAGTTTGTAagtagaaaaacacacatacacacggccCAGACTGACACGCCAATGGATATTTTGTTGAGAGGTCCTGTGTGGTCTACTTGTGTGTATCACAGGACGATGAGGATGGGAACACATATGAGGCTCCCCCCTGTGAGCGACCGGCCATGAAGGTTCCTCCCAGACATGTGGAGGAGAACGTCTATTTAGGTAACACCACCACCGTAGACTATCATTCTCATTTGAGATTAGCTGAAATCTGACTTTCATGGAAAGTATGCATTGATGCCAATGGGAGTTTGGTGCGTGGATCTCAAGTTAGAATTTGTATGTGATGTTTTGAGGTGTGTTTTTATGTGAAAACACCATTTTCTTGTTGCTGTTTTTGTGTTCCACAGATAGTTCTTCAGAGAGGTCCAATCGTGTTCTTCCCAAAAGGCAGGCAGCACCACCTCCAAGGCCAGCCAAGATGGCGCCCATGGGCAAAGCATCGGTAAACTATCAGAGTATCAATGCCCATGCCTACCACTGGCtagcctgtctctgtgtgtctgcatacCTTTAGTGTTATTTAACGTTGTCTTTCCCCTCTATAGAAACAGCAGCCTCACCATCAGCCTGACCCTGAGGAGTTCTACATCGACCCCAACACCAAGAAACGTGAgacacctctctctaaccccgtctttatatcctcctctctctatcaacttctctccatcctcccctctctatcctcctctctctatcctcccctctctctatcctcccctctctctatcttcttctctctatcctcccctctctctatcctcccctctcgctatcttcttctctctatcctcccctctctctatcctcctctctctctatcctcctctctctatcatcttctctctatcctcccctctctatcctcctctctctatcttctctctatcctcctctctctatcttcttctctctatcctcgTCTCTCTATCCTCCTTTTTCTGTCTTCTATCCTCGTCTCTCTACCCTcctgttttgttgacattgagtgtgaagttattttcctgaaaccacactccgagggccctcacctcctccctgtaggccgtctcatcattgttggtaatcaagcctaccactgtagtgtcgtctgcaaacttgatgattgaattggaggcgtgcatggccacgcagtcatgggtgaacagggagtacaggagagggctgagaacgcacccttgtggggccccagtgttgaggatcagcagggtggagatgttgttacctaccctcaccacctggggccggcccgtcaggaagtcaaggACCCAGCTGCaaagggcggggtcgagacccagggtctcgagcttaatgacgagtttggagggtactatggtggtaaatgctgagctgtagtcgatgaacagcattcttagatgggttagggcagtgtgcagtgtgattgcgattgcgtcgtctgtggacctattggggcggtaagcaaattggagtgagtttagagtgtcaggtagggtgcagcacttcatgatgacggaagtgagtgctacgaggcgaagtgagtgctacgaggcgaTAGTCATTTAACTCAGTTACCTTTACTTTCTTGGGAAAAGGAACAATGGTGACCCTCTTGGAGcgtgtgggaacagcagactgggataaggcttgattgaatatgtccgtaaacacaccagccaactggtctgcacatgctctgagggcgtggctggggatgccgtctgggccagcagccttgcgagggtcaacacgtttaaatgttttactcatgttggctgcAGTGagggagagcccgcaggttttggtagcgtcagtggcattgtgttgtcctcaaagcaactactttgtctctatactgacgcttagcttgtttgattgccttgaggagggaatagctacactgtttgtattcggtcatgtttccagtcaccttgccctgattaaaagcagtggatgcacttgctaataaactcgctcaccaaatcagcgtattcatcaatgttattgtcggacgctatgcggaacatatcccagtccacgtgatcgaagcaatcttgaagcgtggaatccgattgtcCGGACCAGCATAGAACAGACctgagtctggtagcagcagttgtgatgtgtgtgtagcctgaatgtgtgtggatgtgtgtatgtctgtgtgggtgtgtgagtgagtgagtgcatgtgtgctaatgtgcagagaatcagagcaggtggtcaatCCAGtttaagtgttcagcagtctgatggcttgtagatagaaactgtctctgagcctgttggtatccgACCTCATGGTCCGATAACgtctgctcgacggtaagggagtgaacagctcgtggctggggtgtgtggggtccttgatgatgctgcgggccttcctcaggcaccgtttcaaataaatgtcctggatgggtgggagtttATCCTATATGATGATTGTGTATTTTAAATGTGGATATGAATTGTGCCCTATACATGGATGTGAATGTTGATTGATAAAAAGGTGTAAAAACAATTATTGAGGCGTGTAATTGTACAGGAGAATTAACTTAAACAAACGAGTAGGTTAAGTTTGAGATGGTcaagcttccctctctctctctctagctcctgaGGTAGACAGGAAGGAGAAGCCAGGGAAAAGGTCTACTCCTAAGAAGTCTGCCCCTCCTCCTTCCCGCCCTGCCCCTGctcccacccctccccctgcAGAGGAAGGTAAACGCTACAGTTATAGATCTAGTTCCTGCCCGACTAGTAATTTAGGTGCAAGCAGTGCATTGCATCAACCATTGGTTGCATTCCAAGCCATCGACTGTGCATAGCTGATATGTTAAATACCTATCCAGttgttgtaagatctggcatgcaTCTGCAATGTAGTCGTGCAGGATCTCGACCAATAGTCAGACCCTGGAACCCTGATAGGACATTGGTGTGCTATTACATCAAGTCACCACTAGAGGGATGTGTGAATCTGCAACAGCATCAGCCTCTGTTTTCTCTTTGCAGATGTCTACCTGGATCCTAATGAAGGACAGGTGAGCCCAACACATCGTTAACAGACAGAGCCTCACCCCTAACTCCAACCCCCAAACCTTAGCCTTTTTATCCGCTGTACCCTTTTAACACATTCTTGATGGACAATCAGTATATTCATAGTTCCATAGGGCCATGAGATGTCTGGTCTCTGGACAATTTCTAATTCGGCCAGAGAGAGGTGATTAATATGCGTGTTGTGTCTCTGTTTCAGGCAGACAGTGATGACCTGTATCTGGAGCCCACAGCAGGTCAGTTACTCCTGTAGAACCACTAATACAGCCTCAGTGTCAATGCATTTATACTGAGGTTTTGACTAGAtcatatattttatatgagatAAAGAGACAGGACATGAATTCCAAATTATTAAAGAAAAAACGTATTTAGCTTATTTTGAGAGAAAAGAATCCTTGGCACTGTCAAGAATAAGTACTCCTGTTTCTCCAGCTTGCCCCCCTGCTCCTCGCGGGCCCATAAGGATGCCCCTCCTACCCAAGACAGCAATCGCCCCTCCCCCCATGCCCATGTGAGTACACCTGTCAAGACATGAGATGAAAAATGCACAAACTCATCTTGGTGTAATTTAGGTGTATATCACCACTTCCATTCTTTTCATAGTTATGCAAATGCAATAACTGAATTTCAATTCACCTCCTGAATTGACTGGGTTAAACTGGCCTTGACACCATCCCTGAAACCAGTGCCATTCTATGTCATGAGAGAAGCCATGTTATTGTTTTTGAGTTTTATTGTTTGACATGCGATATCAGCTCAATCCCATCATGtatgtctgtcggtctgtctttctctgtagaAAACCTCCAGTACCCAGAGCCAAGTCGGTGAGTTTCTCCATGGTTCACACATTATTTAACACACTACGGGCACATGATTTAACACATCACAACACTGGCCGGTTTCTAACACAGAATTGGCCTATTTCAGAGATTCTCCACTGAATATGTTTTTTAGTGCAGGAGTGTAAGCCTTATCTGTGTCAACATTTGAATGAGTTTCACACTTTCCTGCATTCCAGAGTTCTCTACTGGTCAGTGAGGCAAAGACAGGTAAGTGACACTACATTCTGTCTGACTAAAAATAGATGGATCATGATGAtaatgtctgcatcccaaatggcctgTTCCCTacatgcactacttttgaccagagccctacattGGGAACtgagtgccatttggaacacaaccaTGAAGTGAAAATGCAGAACCTGGTCCATTGCTGTGTTTCTGTGACCCTCCCCAGCTCCTCTGCCTGATGTGAAACGCTCCACGTTCCCTGGCAAGCTGCCCCCACCCACCCCAGGCATCAAACCCCCACTCCCTGCATCCCTAAAGGAACCCAAACCCAGGTGAGGCTTGGGAACACAGCCACTCTCACAGCACTATGCATGTACACACTGGATGAGACCACGCTATACGCTGCAAGAACATACATGTTttacatgtgttaaacatgtgaTGCAGGTTCATGCTTTATGAACTTTCAGTCCTGTACAAGCAGCAACAGTCAAACACATGGATACCACTTAGTATTGCCTGATAACAATTTCCATAAGAAACATaaactttttcaggaccctgttaatgaacattcacctgtggaacggtcgttaagacactaacagcaatTAAGGTCAGAGTTATGAAAgtttaggacactaaagaagcctttctactgactctgaaaaacatcaaaagaaagatgcccagggttcctgctcatctgtgtgaacatgccttaggcatgctgcaaggaggcatgaggactgcagatgtggccagggcaataaattgcaatgtccgtactgctgattgtcctcgcagtggcagaccacgtgtaacaacgcctgaacaggatcggtacatctgaacatcacacttgcaggacaggtacaagatggcaacaacaactgcccgagttacaccaggaatgcacaaacCCTCCATCAgagctcagactgtccgcaataggctgagagaggctgaactgagggcttgtaggcctgttgtaaggcaggtatGACCAGACAtgaccggcaacaacgtcgcttatgtgcacaaacccaccgtctctggaccagacaggactggcaaaaagtgctcttcactgacgagtcgcggttttgtctcaccaggggtgatggtcggatttgcgtttatcatcgaaggaatgagcgttacaccgaggcctgtactctggagagggatcgatttggaggtggagggtccgtcatagtCTGCTGCGGTGTgttacagcatcatcggactgagcttgttgtcattgcaggcaatctcaacgttgtgttacagggaagacatcctcctccctcatgtggtacccttcctgcaggctcatcctgacatgaccctccagcatgacaatgccactagccatactgctcattctgtgcgtgatttcctgcaagacaggaatgttagtgttctgccatggctagcgaagagcccggatctcaatgccattgagcacgtctgggacctgttggataatagggtgagggctagggtcaatcccccccagaaatgttcgggaacttgcaggtgccttggtggaagagtggggtaacatctcacagcaagaactggcaaagctggtgcagtccatgaggaggagatgcactgcagtacttaatgcagctggtggccacaccagatactgactgttacttttgattttgacccccctttgttcagagacacattattccatttctgttagtcacatgtctgtggaattgttcgatttatgtctcagttgttgaatcttgttatgttcatccaaatatttacacatgttaagtttgctgaaaataaacgcagttgacagtgagagaacgtttctttttttgctgagtttacatgtttcaagcagaccaccatattccATGTGCCAAAGGTagcgaaggtaacctgtctaaatgattaccgctccgtagcactcacgttggtagccatgaaatgctttgaaagtctggtcatggctcacatcaacaacatcttcccggataccctagacccactccaatttgcatatagcctcaacagatccacagatgacgcaatcttaatcgcactccacactgcactttctcacctggacaaaaataacacctatgtcagaatgctgttcattgactacaactcagcattcaacacaatagtgcccacgaagctcatcactaagctaaggaccctgggactaaacacctccctctgcaactggattctggacttcctggcgggccgcccccaggtggtaagggtggcaacaacacatctgccacagtgatcgtcaacactggggcccctcaggggtgtgtacttagtcctctcctgtactccctgttcacccacgactgtcttgccaaacacgactccaacaccatcattaagtttgctgacgacacaagagtggtaggcctgatcacagacaacgatgagacagcctatagggaggaggtcagagaactggcagtgtggtgccaggccaacaacctctccctcaatgtgagcaagacaaaggagctgattgtggactacaggaaaaggtgggccgaacaggcccccattaacatcaacggggctgtagtggagcgggtcgagagtttcaagtttcttggtgtccacatcaccaacgaactatcatggtccaaacacaccaagacagtcgtgaagagggcacgacaaaaccttttcccccacaggagactgaatagatttgtcatgggtccccagatcatcAACAAGTTCTTTAGCtgaaccatcgagagcatcaccgcctggtatggcaactgctcggcatctgactgtaaggcagAGGGTATTGCGTAcagcccaggacatcactggggccaagcttcctgccatccaggacctatataataggtggtgtcagaggaaagcccataaaattgtcagagactccagtcacccaagtcatagactgttctctctgctaccgcacgggaagcggtactggagcgccaagtcttggaCCAAAAGCCTCcgtaacagcttctactcccaagccataagactgctgaacaattaatcaaacggccaccagactatttacattgaacccccccatttgttttgtacactgatgctacttgctgtttattatctatgcatagtcacttcacccctatctacatgtacaaattacctctaaccaGTACCCCCGCACACTAACTTGGTACCGGTAACCCTTGTATATAGCTTAGTTATTGATATTTTATTgtattactttttattatttttcacttcagtttatttggtaaatattttcttaactcttcttgaactgcactgttggttaagggcttgtaaggaagcatttcacggtaaggtctacacttgttgtattcggtgcatgtgacaaataaagtttgatttgtgATAACTTAGCTAAGTCATTGAAGTATGAAGGCCTACTGTTCTTGCGTATTCAATGTTTTTGTAGCCACAGGCCTATATTGCTCATCTATTATAGTAAGCATGTTGGCTAATAATGGACCTGTTGTCTGTGTTGCAGCCCCCCTCCCCCGCCCATTATAGACACTACCGCAGCAGGTAAGAGCATGCTGGGAACAGGACCAGTTTTGGGTCACAGCTGAAGGATAGAAAGCCATAGAAATGGAAATAAAGGATGTGTGGAACTCTGAAATGCTCCAACTGTGGTTTGCTAATCAGAGTGAAGGACATCCTTAATTTCTTTACATTTGTGTTGTTTTTCTGTCCACATTATATGAACATGTTGGAGGTGCATATTGTTCATTTTTCATTACCTATGTGAATTGGAAGCCATTTTCATTATAACATAATTATAACTTGTTTAACCCCGTCATCTAGGGTGACTGTGGCTACTGTCAGCAGTGCTGTCCAGCATACTTGTGGCCTTGATTGTAACTACATGCTTTATTTTGAATAGACTGTAGAGCAGGGTTTCCTAAACTCGGTCCTGCCCCCCCCCGCCCCCAGCTGTGGAGTGCTAGGGCAAAACCCAAACCATGCACCCAGGGGAGGGGGCAGGACCAAGTTTGGAAAACCCTGCTGTAGAGCACTCTACACGTTGGTCAACAACTCATTATTTCTCTCTATGCCAAAGTTTCTCCCTCTGGTATGAAGACAACCATGCAGGCAGGAAAGGAGGTATGTGCCTTCCCCTCTCATACTGTACCTCCCATGCATAATACCGTGTTAAAGTGCTACAAATGTTGCTGCAAACCTTAGTTAAATGGTGATATACCTGAAGTATGGGGTATCCTTGGATATAACTGTGGTGGCAGGCAGTGGAGGGCGTCATAGAGAACTGTGGTATGTTACAGGAGAAAGAGTGGTTCGCTGGAAACTGCAATAGAAAGACTGCTGAGGACCTCTTAATGCAGATCAACAAGGTGGGATACACACACACCGGAgatgagcagacacacacacaaatgcaagcaaatacacacacacacacacacacacacacacacacacacacacacacacacacacacacacacacacacacacacacacagttcttgaAGTACCATATAAAAGAAAAACTGAAAATGACTTAGAGGTAAAGAATCCCCAGCTCTGAAGGACCTGGCCAATGTGATTCCGGAATCAATATGATTAGTTATAGTTAGTTAGCCAGTATTCCTCAACAGTGAATCAATAGTTCATTGATCTATTAGCCTGCCCACTTGGTCCTGTGtggttctctccccttctctctataTGTTGCTCAGTAGCTGCTGATGTTTTGTGATTATGTGTTATAATGCTGCTGATTATATGAGCGTATCTGTCTCTGGCCCTTTGTCTTTACTAACACAGCCGACCTGTTTCATTTCACGCTGAAATAGACAAGTAACGATGTGAGAGTAATCTCGATCGTAACTCCCCTttatttgactgtgtgtgtgtagcctcgGGTTACagctgacacatacacacaccatcactGAGTCTGATTCATCTATGCTCATTCAAAGACCATGTGGGTTTTGATACTGAtatccattctccctccctccctcccctccctccctccctccctccctccctccctcccgcggcctattcctcctccctctctctctctccctctccctcttgtaGGACGGGGCATTCCTGATACGTCACAGTTCAGCCCAGAATGCCCGTCAGCCCTACACACTGGCTGTCCTATACAGACAGAAGGTCTATAACATCCCCATCCGCTTTCTGGAGGAGACGCGCGGCTACGCCCTCGGAAAGGAGGGCAAGAAGAACGAGGAGGTGaaaaggcgggggggggggggggggtagagtgcTAAACAAGGGATAAAATAATGAATCGGTGAAAGAGAATGGGAGGATGAGGACGAGAGTGTTGAGatgggggacacagagagagagagcgagaaagagagagaggggggaaatgaAAATGTGAGAgggtagggaggaggagaagagagggataagaagaggggaaaagacagaggccacaggaggaaaggaggattTGCAAAAATAATTTGCAAAGGGAGAATGTGGGGGGAAAAGAATGAAGAGGTCaggtgggatagagggaggatgtGGGAGGAACGGAGGATGTGTGGAAAAGAGATGAAGGAATGCAACTTAGTACTGTACGGTAACCTCTGCAATAACTATACTGtagtaactctctctccctttctctctctctctctttccctcgctactccctccctccatctcgctCTCATAGTTTTTCAGTAGTCTCCAGGAGATCATCTCTCACCACAAGAATAACCAACTGCTGCTGATCGATAGCAAGAGTCAGGCCAAGCACACCACGTATCTCACCCATCCAGCCCATCCATAAACTACATTATCCATAACTCACACACAATATATATCACCCACCCAGCCTGacaaactacactacactactatagggtggcaggtagactagcggttagagcgttgggccagtaactgaaatgtcGCTGATTCGAATACCTGAGTCGATAAGGTGAAAAAtcggtcaatgtgcccttgagcaaggcacctaatttgctccagggccGCCGTGCTACTATTGCTGACCCTGTAAAAAAAAACAcgtcactgcacctgtacatttCACTTCgctgtatgtgacaataaaacaaaaATCTTTTCATAACCCACAGAAATGTGTATCTCACCTACACCAGCCCATTCATAAAGTACATTAAATGCTACCATTAATAACTAAATACATTTGATAACTTGGAAATACCACCTTCAATCGTCATGTTCCTCACCACAAGATACCCATTACAAACCctcatttttgttttgtgatgaaAATGGCTAGAAGTGTACATATTACCGTAtatctgtgtactgtatgtgtttgtgtgtttaagtATGCTGTAATTACGTCTGTTTGACTTTATTAACCTATT
It contains:
- the LOC139412040 gene encoding B-cell linker protein-like, whose product is MTMSFFGKLKNLHSGPPAPPKRIENNAGYGGWPEDEFDDEDGNTYEAPPCERPAMKVPPRHVEENVYLDSSSERSNRVLPKRQAAPPPRPAKMAPMGKASKQQPHHQPDPEEFYIDPNTKKPPEVDRKEKPGKRSTPKKSAPPPSRPAPAPTPPPAEEDVYLDPNEGQADSDDLYLEPTAACPPAPRGPIRMPLLPKTAIAPPPMPIKPPVPRAKSSSLLVSEAKTAPLPDVKRSTFPGKLPPPTPGIKPPLPASLKEPKPSPPPPPIIDTTAAVSPSGMKTTMQAGKEEKEWFAGNCNRKTAEDLLMQINKDGAFLIRHSSAQNARQPYTLAVLYRQKVYNIPIRFLEETRGYALGKEGKKNEEFFSSLQEIISHHKNNQLLLIDSKSQAKHTTYLTHPAHP